In Pseudorca crassidens isolate mPseCra1 chromosome 16, mPseCra1.hap1, whole genome shotgun sequence, one DNA window encodes the following:
- the TECTB gene encoding beta-tectorin — protein MVMRAFVLLAVFAEASARSCAPNKADVILVFCYPKTIIAKIPECPYGWEVHQLALGGLCYNGVHEAGYYLFVIPDLSPKNKSYCGTQSEYKPPIYHFYNHIVSNDSTVIVKNQPVNYSFSCSYHSTYLVNQAAFDQRVATVHVKNGSMGTFESQLSLNFYTNAKFTIKREAPFTLETYEIGSDLFAGVEAKGLSIRFKVVLNSCWATPSADFMYPLQWQLISKGCPTDETVIVYENGKGHRATFQFNAFRFQNIPKLSKVWLHCETFICDSEKLSCPVTCDKRKRLLQDQTGGVLVVELSLRSRGSSGLYSFSDVLYHLIVMLGICAVL, from the exons ATGGTGATGAGGGCCTTCGTCCTGTTGGCTGTCTTTGCAGAAGCCTCTGCGAGATCTTGCGCTCCAAATAAAGCAG ATGTCATTCTTGTGTTTTGTTACCCGAAAACAATCATCGCCAAAATCCCAGAGTGTCCCTATGGATGGGAAGTGCACCAGCTGGCGCTTGGCGGGCTATGTTACAATGGGGTCCACGAAGCAGGTTACTACCTATTTGTCATCCCAGATTTGTCACCTAAAAACAAGTCCTATTGTGGAACCCAGTCCGAG taCAAGCCCCCCATCTACCACTTCTACAACCACATTGTTTCCAATGACAGCACCGTGATCGTAAAGAACCAGCCTGTGAACTACTCTTTCTCCTGCTCCTACCACTCCACCTACTTGGTGAACCAGGCTGCCTTTGACCAGAG AGTGGCCACTGTTCATGTGAAGAACGGGAGCATGGGCACATTTGAAAGCCAATTGTCTCTCAACTTCTACACT AATGCCAAGTTCACCATTAAGAGGGAAGCGCCTTTTACCCTGGAGACATACGAAATCGGTTCAGATCTGTTTGCAGGAGTAGAAGCCAAAGGGTTAAGCATTAG GTTTAAAGTGGTTTTGAACAGCTGCTGGGCCACACCTTCGGCTGACTTCATGTATCCCTTGCAGTGGCAGCTAATCAGCAAGGG CTGCCCTACGGATGAAACAGTCATCGTGTATGagaatgggaaaggccacagggCAACCTTCCAATTCAATGCTTTCCGGTTCCAGAACATCCCCAAATTGTCCAAGGTGTGGTTACACTGTGAGACTTTCATCTGTGACAGTGAGAAGCTCTCCTGCCCAGTG actTGTGACAAACGAAAACGCCTCCTCCAGGACCAGACTGGGGGCGTCCTGGTCGTCGAGCTCTCCCTCCGTA GTAGGGGATCCTCCGGTCTCTATAGCTTCTCAG ATGTTCTCTATCACCTCATCGTGATGCTGGGGATTTGTGCTGTGTTATAA